In the genome of Ensifer adhaerens, one region contains:
- a CDS encoding Methyltransferase domain-containing protein — protein sequence MMKCRHCGSTHFSPFLDLGTAPPSNSYLAEGDLAKPELWYPLVVRVCRDCLLVQTEDFAGRETFFSESYAYFSSFSQSWLSHAERYVEDMATRFGLGPQSHVVEIAANDGYLLQYVKARGIACLGVEPTKSTATAARARGIDIVEEFFGQALADRLVVEGKQADLMAANNVLAHVPDINDFVSGFARLLKPDGVATFEFPHILNMMAENQFDTAYHEHFSYLSLMAVERIMAANGLRIFDVEKTPWHGGSLRVFVCRDASATHALNANVKTVLDAERAAGLDRAETYASMQDGALQVRDAFLEFLIDARRKGLRVAAYGAAAKGNTLLNFSGVKSDLIAAVADKNPAKQGQYMPGSRIRIVDEQTLMALRPERVVILPWNLRDEIMRQLSSIRDWGGKFVTAIPTLTIHD from the coding sequence ATGATGAAATGCCGGCACTGCGGCAGCACGCACTTTTCGCCCTTCCTCGACCTTGGAACGGCTCCACCCTCGAATTCCTATCTGGCGGAAGGCGACCTTGCGAAGCCTGAGCTCTGGTATCCGCTGGTCGTCCGCGTCTGCCGCGATTGCCTTCTGGTTCAGACGGAGGATTTCGCCGGTCGCGAAACTTTCTTCTCCGAAAGCTATGCCTATTTCTCCTCCTTCTCGCAAAGCTGGCTTTCCCATGCCGAGCGCTATGTCGAGGACATGGCGACGCGCTTCGGCCTCGGCCCGCAGTCGCATGTGGTCGAGATCGCCGCCAATGACGGCTATCTGCTGCAATATGTCAAAGCGCGCGGCATCGCCTGCCTGGGCGTCGAGCCGACGAAGAGCACCGCGACGGCGGCCCGCGCCAGGGGTATTGATATCGTCGAAGAGTTCTTCGGGCAGGCGCTTGCAGACAGGCTCGTCGTAGAGGGCAAGCAGGCGGACCTGATGGCGGCCAACAACGTTCTCGCCCACGTGCCCGACATCAACGATTTCGTCAGCGGCTTTGCTCGCCTGCTCAAGCCGGACGGCGTGGCGACCTTCGAGTTTCCGCATATCCTCAACATGATGGCCGAGAACCAGTTCGATACGGCCTATCACGAACATTTCTCGTATCTGTCCCTTATGGCGGTCGAGCGCATCATGGCGGCAAACGGCCTGCGTATTTTCGATGTTGAGAAAACGCCGTGGCATGGCGGATCGCTGCGCGTCTTTGTCTGCCGGGACGCAAGCGCCACACATGCCTTGAACGCTAATGTGAAAACCGTGCTCGATGCGGAGAGAGCGGCCGGACTTGATCGCGCGGAAACCTATGCGTCCATGCAGGACGGTGCGCTGCAGGTCCGCGATGCATTCCTCGAATTCCTCATCGATGCGCGCCGCAAGGGGCTGCGCGTGGCGGCCTATGGCGCGGCGGCAAAGGGCAACACGCTGCTGAACTTTTCGGGCGTGAAATCCGACCTCATCGCCGCCGTCGCCGACAAGAACCCGGCAAAGCAGGGACAATATATGCCTGGCAGCCGGATCCGCATCGTGGACGAGCAAACGCTGATGGCGCTGCGTCCGGAAAGGGTTGTGATACTGCCATGGAATCTCAGGGACGAGATCATGCGTCAGCTTTCCTCTATCAGAGACTGGGGTGGGAAATTCGTGACGGCAATCCCCACGTTGACGATCCACGACTGA
- a CDS encoding Glycosyltransferase involved in cell wall bisynthesis (non-canonical start codon;~manually curated) codes for MTPAPALSICVPSRNRQVYFQETISALLASKRHDIELVLTDNSDDPSVMDAFIERLGGDPRIRYLRSADKPLSMVDNWERTMAAATGRWVAFIGDDDYVDPDAADLIAAIEARVPDVDAISWNRLTFHWPGARPQEMNTAVPTGCRIIEISRDDLMRKTFGWEGAGRVPTFMFSVYHAAVRRDLIEQNRRRFGNRYFEHPIVDQDSAFKVIATARRFIFSERPFSVLGTCPASNSAAIGRVDDNALRHAEFMADLGRNMDDDEVMADFPFPSAYGVTASVGMSQHWFRMTYGLKHQDWEENFARSCAMDCEAAATRRDFEIIRNRYESGFKVWKDGRYLPFFSPVYREATGAAGPAFTGVTPLLVHLGEHFAGASTPRELYDAAAGMMTPAHEIPVF; via the coding sequence CTGACACCTGCGCCCGCCCTCTCGATCTGCGTCCCCTCGCGCAACCGGCAAGTCTATTTTCAGGAGACGATCTCAGCGCTTCTGGCCTCCAAGCGTCATGACATCGAACTGGTCCTGACTGACAATTCCGATGATCCATCGGTCATGGATGCCTTCATCGAGCGCCTCGGCGGCGATCCGCGCATTCGCTATCTGCGTTCAGCCGACAAGCCTTTGTCCATGGTCGACAACTGGGAGCGGACGATGGCGGCGGCCACCGGCCGCTGGGTGGCTTTCATCGGCGACGACGACTATGTCGATCCCGACGCGGCAGACCTCATCGCGGCGATCGAGGCGCGGGTGCCGGATGTTGATGCGATTTCCTGGAATCGCCTGACCTTTCACTGGCCCGGCGCGCGGCCGCAGGAAATGAACACTGCGGTTCCCACCGGTTGCCGGATTATTGAGATCTCCCGGGACGATCTGATGCGCAAGACATTCGGCTGGGAGGGGGCAGGGCGCGTGCCGACCTTCATGTTCTCCGTCTATCATGCCGCCGTGCGCCGGGATCTCATCGAGCAGAATCGCAGGCGTTTCGGCAATCGTTACTTCGAACATCCGATCGTTGATCAGGATAGCGCGTTCAAGGTGATTGCGACGGCGCGACGGTTCATTTTCTCCGAACGGCCCTTCTCTGTGCTCGGAACCTGTCCTGCCAGCAATTCGGCGGCCATCGGGCGGGTCGATGACAACGCCCTCCGCCATGCCGAGTTCATGGCCGACCTCGGCCGCAACATGGACGACGATGAGGTGATGGCGGACTTCCCTTTTCCATCCGCCTATGGGGTGACGGCGTCGGTCGGAATGAGCCAACATTGGTTCAGAATGACTTACGGATTGAAGCATCAAGACTGGGAGGAAAATTTTGCCCGCTCGTGTGCGATGGACTGCGAGGCCGCCGCAACGCGCCGGGATTTCGAAATCATTCGGAACCGCTATGAGTCGGGCTTCAAGGTCTGGAAGGATGGGCGTTACCTGCCCTTCTTCAGTCCGGTCTATCGTGAGGCAACAGGCGCGGCGGGACCGGCTTTTACCGGAGTAACGCCGCTTCTGGTCCATCTGGGCGAGCATTTCGCCGGCGCGTCGACACCGCGCGAACTTTACGATGCGGCCGCCGGAATGATGACGCCAGCCCACGAAATTCCTGTCTTCTGA
- a CDS encoding dTDP-6-deoxy-L-talose 4-dehydrogenase (NAD+): protein MSRVFLTGASGFVGRQILKHLLATGHEVTAAVRPGSMLRAGISTTNVNVVLTRDLFAEREDWWTRALTGHDTLIHAAWYVDPKTYQRSRYNFICTVGSIVMARAAARAGVGHVIGLGTCMEYRLPSTRIQPDAPLGPSTNYAAAKLATYFALQRHTALAGQRFTWCRLFYLHGEGEQAGRLAPYIRDSLARGEHARLSAGTQLRDYLDVADAGRMIAAIADTGQDGVVNICSGRPITIRLLAERIADTFGRRDLLIFSSDPIPPHDPAAVVGVCNWQAPR, encoded by the coding sequence ATGAGCAGGGTTTTCCTCACCGGTGCCAGCGGCTTCGTGGGTCGGCAGATCCTGAAGCACCTGCTCGCAACCGGTCACGAGGTCACAGCCGCGGTGCGACCGGGCAGCATGCTGCGGGCCGGAATTTCCACGACCAATGTCAATGTCGTGCTGACGCGCGATCTCTTCGCTGAGCGTGAAGACTGGTGGACGCGTGCGCTCACGGGGCACGATACGCTGATCCATGCGGCATGGTATGTCGATCCGAAAACCTACCAGCGCTCGCGCTACAATTTCATCTGCACGGTGGGCAGCATCGTGATGGCGCGCGCGGCCGCGAGAGCCGGAGTGGGCCATGTCATCGGCCTTGGCACCTGCATGGAATATCGCCTGCCGTCCACGCGCATCCAGCCCGACGCACCGCTGGGTCCCTCGACCAATTACGCGGCCGCCAAGCTTGCCACCTATTTCGCGCTCCAGCGACATACGGCTCTTGCCGGCCAGCGCTTCACATGGTGTCGCCTCTTTTATCTTCACGGCGAGGGCGAACAGGCGGGGCGGCTTGCACCCTACATTCGAGACAGCCTCGCGCGCGGCGAGCATGCGCGCCTGTCCGCTGGCACCCAACTTCGCGATTATCTCGATGTTGCCGATGCAGGGCGCATGATAGCGGCCATCGCCGATACGGGGCAGGACGGTGTCGTCAATATCTGTTCGGGCCGCCCGATCACCATCCGGCTTTTAGCAGAACGCATTGCCGACACGTTCGGCCGGCGCGATCTTCTGATCTTCTCGAGTGATCCGATCCCGCCTCACGACCCGGCCGCGGTCGTCGGCGTCTGCAACTGGCAGGCCCCGCGATGA
- a CDS encoding Radical SAM superfamily enzyme YgiQ, UPF0313 family: MDEHDVKVAGRKLLLVVLPYIVDNSKNTDKKIKSVRSFLAFPYGVLTIASHIRKASDGLHDAEILDLNIASPMSVADRLRQALSRGDVDVVGFSMSYDISFGWLQRLSEMVRAEFPSLIQVAGGPAVTTGHRDMIEEGVSLDAFCFSEGEAGLLKLLNTPEMMSAFETDPWIRNTSEALTKPRPHAVTEDLDRVIDVDYELVDVPAYSMREAFSPFVKYASSSKQFFLVTSRGCPFKCNFCAEPSFHGASMRYASVDLIIEHVRKLVDTYGLNVLTIYDDQLLLNRDRAKDLFRKLAQFNIRVEMPNGVTMSYIDEEMAYLMRRAGVDTIFLAIESGSKRVLKEIIYKPIAFSRIKPTVEILQANGIFTCAFFVIGLPGETDAEREETRQFILETGFDWAFFNYATPLRGSALFEQCKREGWLAPEHLRIGAIDMTDYVIKAPGIDKTALKRFMFDMNLEANFVKNRNMREGNFELAATTFKEVINRHEGQPFAHYFLAEAYTGMGPEHQRLANAHYRRFLEITEADHEWGEHAERYGLDFSRAISLPALEGVNASA; encoded by the coding sequence ATGGACGAACACGACGTGAAGGTCGCGGGTCGCAAACTGCTTCTGGTGGTGTTGCCCTACATCGTCGACAACAGCAAGAACACGGACAAGAAGATCAAGTCCGTGCGCTCCTTCCTGGCCTTTCCTTACGGTGTGCTGACGATCGCCTCGCACATTCGCAAGGCATCCGACGGGCTTCACGACGCCGAAATCCTGGATCTGAACATTGCAAGCCCCATGAGCGTGGCCGACCGCCTGCGCCAGGCGCTTTCGCGCGGCGATGTGGATGTCGTCGGCTTCTCGATGTCCTATGACATTTCCTTCGGATGGCTGCAGCGTCTTTCCGAAATGGTCCGGGCCGAGTTTCCGTCTCTCATCCAGGTTGCCGGCGGGCCTGCGGTCACGACCGGACACAGGGACATGATCGAGGAGGGCGTCAGCCTTGATGCCTTCTGCTTCTCCGAAGGCGAGGCCGGTCTTCTGAAACTTCTGAACACGCCGGAGATGATGAGCGCCTTCGAGACCGATCCCTGGATCCGCAATACGTCCGAAGCATTGACGAAGCCACGGCCGCATGCCGTCACCGAGGATCTCGACCGCGTCATCGACGTCGATTACGAACTGGTCGATGTGCCGGCCTATTCCATGCGCGAGGCCTTCTCGCCTTTTGTCAAATATGCCTCTAGCTCGAAGCAGTTTTTCCTCGTGACCTCGCGGGGCTGTCCGTTCAAGTGCAATTTCTGCGCCGAGCCGTCCTTTCATGGCGCCTCCATGCGCTATGCCTCGGTCGATCTCATCATTGAACATGTCCGCAAGCTGGTCGACACCTATGGTCTGAACGTCCTGACCATTTATGATGACCAGCTCCTGCTCAATCGTGACCGGGCAAAGGATTTGTTCCGCAAGCTTGCCCAGTTCAACATACGGGTCGAGATGCCAAATGGCGTCACGATGTCCTATATCGATGAGGAAATGGCGTATCTGATGCGCCGTGCGGGTGTTGATACGATCTTCCTCGCCATCGAATCCGGCTCGAAACGCGTGCTGAAGGAGATCATATACAAGCCGATTGCCTTCTCGCGCATCAAACCGACGGTGGAAATCCTGCAGGCCAACGGCATCTTCACCTGCGCCTTCTTCGTCATCGGTCTCCCCGGCGAAACCGATGCAGAACGCGAAGAGACGCGACAGTTCATTCTCGAAACCGGCTTTGACTGGGCCTTTTTCAACTATGCCACGCCACTGCGCGGCAGTGCGCTTTTCGAACAGTGCAAGCGCGAAGGCTGGCTTGCGCCCGAACACCTGCGCATCGGCGCCATCGACATGACGGATTATGTCATTAAGGCCCCCGGCATTGACAAGACGGCGCTCAAGCGTTTCATGTTCGATATGAATCTTGAGGCGAATTTCGTGAAGAACCGCAACATGCGCGAAGGCAATTTCGAACTGGCGGCGACGACCTTCAAGGAGGTCATCAATCGTCACGAAGGGCAGCCCTTCGCGCATTATTTCCTGGCTGAAGCCTATACCGGCATGGGCCCGGAGCATCAGCGTCTCGCAAACGCCCATTACCGTCGCTTCCTCGAAATCACCGAGGCAGACCATGAATGGGGAGAGCATGCCGAGCGCTATGGCCTCGATTTTTCCCGCGCGATCAGTCTGCCCGCCCTTGAGGGTGTCAACGCCAGCGCATGA